In one window of Streptomyces griseus subsp. griseus DNA:
- a CDS encoding S41 family peptidase — protein MSGCSHRFRPRGLCRGVTLTLVFGCVLATGAATGSLPQDPDPLPELPARAVASTLPPVDREEIRDAAAKAAADGKSVKEAAGEVVSRSGDRWGAVYDEREYEEFEQSLDGSYLGVGLSARRTEGGGVAVSRVQPGGPADRAGIHEGDLLRTVDGRRVDKRPVPEVVALLRGDGTGAGEGTRVVLGLVREGKPSTRTLERARLTPDAVTVSRLGTGPSAALLLKVSAFTKGAGEEVREAVREAPRDAGILLDLRANSGGLVTEAVTAASAFLDGGLVATYDVRGEEQALYADPGGDTERPVVVLVDGGTMSAAELLTGALQDRGRAVTVGSRTFGKGSVQMPSELPGGSVAELTVGHYRTPAGRSVEGRGITPDLVAGERAQQRAETVLSGLGGGS, from the coding sequence ATGTCCGGTTGTTCGCACCGCTTCCGGCCCCGCGGCCTCTGCCGTGGGGTGACCCTGACCTTGGTCTTCGGGTGTGTCCTCGCCACCGGCGCGGCGACCGGTTCGCTGCCCCAGGACCCCGACCCCCTCCCTGAACTCCCGGCCCGTGCCGTGGCCTCCACCCTGCCCCCGGTCGACCGCGAGGAGATCCGGGACGCGGCGGCGAAGGCCGCGGCCGACGGGAAGTCGGTGAAGGAGGCGGCCGGGGAGGTCGTCAGCCGCAGCGGGGACCGCTGGGGCGCGGTGTACGACGAGCGCGAGTACGAGGAGTTCGAGCAGTCCCTGGACGGCTCGTACCTGGGCGTCGGCCTCTCCGCCCGCCGCACCGAGGGCGGCGGCGTCGCCGTCTCCCGCGTCCAGCCCGGCGGTCCCGCCGACCGGGCCGGCATCCACGAGGGCGACCTGCTCCGCACCGTCGACGGCCGCCGGGTCGACAAGCGCCCCGTCCCCGAGGTGGTGGCCCTGCTGCGCGGTGACGGTACGGGGGCGGGGGAAGGCACCCGCGTCGTCCTCGGTCTCGTGCGCGAGGGGAAACCCTCCACGCGGACGCTGGAGCGCGCCCGGCTGACCCCCGACGCGGTCACCGTGAGCCGCCTGGGCACCGGCCCCTCCGCCGCCCTGCTCCTCAAGGTCAGCGCGTTCACCAAGGGAGCGGGCGAGGAGGTACGGGAGGCGGTCCGCGAGGCGCCCCGGGACGCCGGGATACTCCTGGACCTCCGGGCCAACTCCGGCGGCCTGGTCACGGAGGCCGTCACCGCCGCCTCCGCCTTCCTGGACGGCGGCCTGGTCGCCACGTACGACGTACGCGGCGAGGAGCAGGCCCTGTACGCCGACCCGGGCGGCGACACCGAGCGGCCCGTGGTGGTCCTGGTGGACGGCGGCACGATGAGCGCGGCCGAGCTGCTGACCGGCGCCCTCCAGGACCGGGGCCGCGCGGTCACCGTCGGTTCGCGCACCTTCGGCAAGGGCTCGGTGCAGATGCCCAGCGAGCTGCCGGGCGGTTCGGTGGCCGAGCTGACCGTGGGCCACTACCGCACACCGGCCGGCCGCAGCGTCGAGGGCCGGGGCATCACACCCGACCTGGTGGCGGGCGAGCGGGCCCAGCAGCGGGCCGAGACGGTATTGAGTGGCCTCGGGGGTGGGTCGTAG
- a CDS encoding CGNR zinc finger domain-containing protein: MAAGRGAYVWRFDSGRICLDLVATGPGGGTPRAREQLEGPGRLADWLTAARLVPAGTALTALDATWLPRFRELRADVDRLVSDQLDSLCGKVAQKDSQLSSPAYEKALERVNSLAAAAPPGPRAVPGEGGALVRTLSAEPDCAGLLAVVARDAVDLLTDPVARGALRRCAGAACHRLYLDTSRGGRRRWCSGEVCGNRERVARHRRRTASAPAATAAGAPATTGGRRAAQEDPGERNMKRR, from the coding sequence ATGGCGGCGGGCAGGGGCGCGTACGTGTGGCGGTTCGACTCCGGCCGGATCTGTCTCGACCTGGTGGCCACCGGACCCGGCGGCGGGACACCCCGCGCCCGGGAACAGCTCGAAGGGCCGGGGCGGCTCGCCGACTGGCTGACCGCCGCCCGGCTCGTCCCGGCGGGCACGGCACTGACCGCCCTGGACGCCACCTGGCTGCCTCGGTTCCGGGAGCTGCGGGCGGATGTGGACCGGCTGGTCTCGGACCAACTGGACTCCTTATGCGGGAAGGTTGCCCAAAAGGATTCTCAACTCTCCTCACCTGCCTATGAGAAGGCCCTTGAACGGGTCAACTCCCTTGCCGCCGCGGCTCCGCCGGGTCCGCGTGCGGTGCCGGGTGAGGGCGGGGCGCTGGTTCGGACCCTGAGCGCCGAACCCGACTGCGCGGGGCTCCTCGCGGTCGTGGCGCGGGACGCGGTGGACCTGCTCACCGACCCGGTGGCGCGGGGAGCCCTGCGCCGCTGTGCGGGCGCCGCCTGCCACCGGCTCTACCTGGACACCTCACGCGGGGGCCGCCGCCGCTGGTGCTCCGGCGAGGTCTGCGGCAACCGGGAACGGGTCGCCCGGCACCGCCGCCGCACGGCCTCCGCGCCCGCCGCCACGGCGGCCGGGGCACCTGCCACCACGGGCGGCCGGCGAGCGGCCCAGGAGGATCCCGGCGAAAGAAATATGAAGCGACGTTGA
- a CDS encoding uroporphyrinogen-III synthase, which produces MQDDDTTHGPLAGFTVGVTAARRAEELTALLRRRGAAVQHAPALRIVPVADDSELLQATQELIGHAPDVVVATTAVGFRGWVEAADGWGIGDALLERLHGAELLARGPKVKGAVRAAGLTEAWSPGSESMAEVLERLLGEGVEGRRIALQLHGEPLHGFIESLQAAGAEVVGVPVYRWMPPRDIAPLDRMLDATAARALDAITFTSAPAAASFLGRAETRGLLPEILGALRDDVLAACVGPVTALPLQVRGIPTVQPERFRLGPLVQLVCAQLPATARVLPIAGHRVEIRGHAVLVDDKLRAVPPAGMALLHTLARRPGWVVARADLLRALPGSGTDEHAVETAMARLRSALGAPRLIRTVVKRGYRLSLDPAEDTPGPR; this is translated from the coding sequence ATGCAGGACGACGACACCACGCACGGCCCCCTCGCGGGCTTCACGGTCGGAGTGACCGCGGCCCGCCGCGCCGAGGAGCTCACCGCCCTGCTCAGGCGGCGCGGCGCCGCCGTCCAGCACGCCCCGGCCCTGCGGATCGTCCCGGTCGCCGACGACAGCGAACTCCTGCAAGCGACGCAGGAGTTGATCGGCCACGCCCCCGATGTGGTGGTCGCCACCACCGCGGTCGGCTTCCGGGGCTGGGTGGAGGCGGCCGACGGCTGGGGCATCGGTGACGCGCTCCTGGAGCGGCTGCACGGGGCCGAACTCCTCGCCCGGGGGCCCAAGGTCAAGGGCGCGGTGAGGGCCGCCGGGCTGACCGAGGCCTGGTCACCCGGGTCCGAATCCATGGCCGAGGTCCTCGAACGGCTCCTCGGCGAAGGCGTCGAGGGCCGCCGTATCGCCCTCCAGCTGCACGGCGAACCGCTCCACGGCTTCATCGAGTCCCTCCAGGCGGCGGGCGCCGAGGTCGTCGGCGTCCCCGTCTACCGCTGGATGCCCCCGCGGGACATCGCCCCCCTCGACCGCATGCTCGACGCCACCGCAGCCCGGGCGCTGGACGCCATCACCTTCACCAGCGCCCCGGCCGCCGCCTCGTTCCTGGGCCGCGCGGAGACCCGCGGGCTCCTCCCGGAGATCCTGGGGGCGCTGCGCGACGACGTGCTGGCCGCCTGCGTCGGACCGGTCACCGCCCTCCCGCTCCAGGTCCGCGGCATCCCCACCGTCCAGCCCGAACGCTTCCGCCTGGGCCCCCTCGTCCAGCTGGTCTGCGCCCAACTCCCCGCCACCGCGAGGGTCCTGCCCATCGCCGGCCACCGCGTCGAGATCCGCGGCCACGCCGTGCTGGTCGACGACAAACTACGCGCGGTCCCACCCGCGGGCATGGCCCTCCTGCACACCCTGGCCCGCCGCCCCGGCTGGGTGGTGGCCCGGGCCGACCTGTTGCGGGCCCTGCCGGGCAGCGGCACCGACGAGCACGCGGTGGAGACGGCGATGGCCCGACTGCGCTCCGCGCTGGGCGCGCCCCGCCTGATCCGGACCGTCGTCAAACGCGGCTACCGGCTGTCGCTGGACCCGGCGGAGGACACGCCGGGGCCACGCTGA
- a CDS encoding sigma-70 family RNA polymerase sigma factor yields the protein MRKDAAVADDRPHRARHRSEPPTPPDGIPDEELMRALYREHAGPLLAYVLRLVAGDRQRAEDVVQETLIRAWKNAGRLNRATGSVRPWLVTVARRIVIDGHRSRQARPREVDPSPLEVIPAEDEIDKALWLMTLSDALDDLTPAHREALVETYFRGRTVNEAAEVLGIPSGTVRSRVFYALRSMKLALEERGITA from the coding sequence GTGCGCAAGGATGCGGCCGTGGCCGATGACCGTCCGCACAGGGCTCGACATCGCAGTGAGCCGCCCACGCCTCCCGACGGGATACCCGACGAGGAGCTGATGCGGGCGCTCTACCGCGAACACGCCGGGCCGCTGCTCGCGTATGTCCTCAGACTCGTGGCGGGCGACCGCCAACGGGCCGAGGACGTGGTGCAGGAGACGCTCATCCGTGCCTGGAAGAACGCCGGCCGGCTCAACCGGGCCACCGGCTCCGTCCGCCCCTGGCTGGTGACGGTCGCCCGGCGCATCGTCATCGACGGCCACCGCAGCCGGCAGGCCCGGCCGCGCGAGGTCGATCCGTCGCCGCTGGAGGTCATTCCCGCGGAGGACGAGATCGACAAGGCGTTGTGGCTGATGACGCTCTCGGACGCGCTCGACGATTTGACGCCCGCGCACCGGGAAGCATTGGTCGAGACCTACTTCCGGGGACGTACGGTGAACGAGGCGGCCGAGGTGCTCGGTATCCCCAGTGGCACCGTGCGGTCCCGGGTCTTCTACGCACTCCGTTCGATGAAGCTCGCACTCGAAGAGAGGGGGATCACGGCATGA
- the ftsX gene encoding permease-like cell division protein FtsX, which translates to MRAQFVLSEIGVGLRRNLTMTFAVVVSVALSLALFGGALLMREQVSTMKDYWYDKVNVSIFLCNKNDAKDMPKCAKGAVTTEQKNQIKADLEKMEAVQKPVHFETVDEAYKHYQEQFGDSPMAGNITPDQMQESFRVKLKDPQKYKVVATAFAGRDGVQSVQDQRSILDNLFELMNGMNVVAIYVMILMLVIALILIVNTVRVSAFSRRRETGIMRLVGASGFYIQAPFIMEAAVAGLIGGLLACAMLLGGRYFLIDGGLALQEKLNLINFIGWDAVLTKLPLVLAIGLLMPAVAALFALRKYLKV; encoded by the coding sequence ATGCGCGCCCAGTTCGTCCTGTCGGAGATCGGCGTCGGTCTCCGTCGCAACCTCACGATGACCTTCGCCGTCGTGGTCTCCGTCGCCCTCTCGCTCGCCCTGTTCGGGGGCGCGCTGCTGATGCGCGAACAGGTCAGCACGATGAAGGACTACTGGTACGACAAGGTCAACGTCTCGATCTTCCTCTGCAACAAGAACGACGCCAAGGACATGCCCAAGTGTGCGAAGGGCGCTGTCACGACCGAGCAGAAGAACCAGATCAAGGCCGACCTGGAGAAGATGGAGGCCGTGCAGAAGCCGGTCCACTTCGAGACGGTCGACGAGGCGTACAAGCACTACCAGGAGCAGTTCGGCGATTCCCCGATGGCGGGCAACATCACGCCCGACCAGATGCAGGAGTCGTTCCGCGTCAAGCTCAAGGACCCGCAGAAGTACAAGGTCGTCGCGACGGCCTTCGCGGGGCGGGACGGAGTGCAGTCCGTCCAGGACCAGCGGTCCATCCTGGACAACCTCTTCGAGCTGATGAACGGCATGAACGTCGTCGCGATCTACGTGATGATCCTCATGCTCGTCATCGCGCTGATCCTGATCGTCAACACCGTGCGCGTCTCCGCGTTCAGCCGGAGACGTGAAACGGGCATCATGCGGCTGGTGGGAGCCTCCGGCTTCTACATCCAGGCCCCCTTCATCATGGAGGCGGCCGTCGCCGGACTCATCGGCGGTCTGCTGGCCTGCGCGATGCTGCTCGGCGGCCGGTACTTCCTGATCGACGGCGGTCTCGCCCTCCAGGAGAAGCTGAACCTGATCAACTTCATCGGCTGGGACGCGGTCCTCACCAAGCTCCCGCTGGTGCTCGCGATCGGCCTCCTGATGCCGGCCGTCGCCGCTCTCTTCGCGCTGCGCAAGTATCTGAAGGTATGA
- a CDS encoding anti-sigma factor family protein, with the protein MSDQQWQPFGPRPPGPRMPTGPSHPPHSPCPAGPAHPSGPAYLSAPGHPGAPGYPAAPGGPTGPEPPFGGEPEGSEHDAAAAYVLGILDDAQASAFEAHLAGCARCSAHLDEFAGMEPMLAMLAEAPAATPGARPVPHVPERPAPKVLGGLMDEVAHRRHRRTRRSRYLIAAAAALIIGGPVAAVAVTAGDDGGRSVAVGDPHPTSPAEDAFFQHMTEKVSATDPTTRVGATVGMEEKAWGTHTVLELKNVKGPQKCTLVAVSKTGEEEVVTSWSVPQWGYGIEGSTHESAKNPLYVHGGAAMAREDIDRFEVRTFDGERLVEIGA; encoded by the coding sequence ATGAGCGACCAGCAGTGGCAGCCGTTCGGGCCCCGGCCTCCGGGACCCCGTATGCCCACCGGTCCCTCGCACCCCCCGCACTCCCCCTGTCCCGCGGGTCCTGCACACCCCTCAGGGCCCGCGTACCTCTCCGCCCCCGGGCACCCCGGCGCCCCGGGGTACCCCGCCGCTCCCGGTGGACCCACCGGCCCCGAGCCGCCGTTCGGCGGGGAGCCCGAAGGGAGCGAGCACGACGCGGCCGCCGCCTACGTCCTGGGCATCCTGGACGACGCGCAGGCGAGCGCATTCGAGGCCCATCTCGCGGGGTGCGCCCGGTGTTCGGCGCATCTCGACGAGTTCGCCGGGATGGAGCCCATGCTCGCGATGCTGGCCGAGGCGCCGGCGGCCACGCCCGGGGCCCGTCCCGTACCGCACGTGCCCGAGCGGCCCGCGCCCAAGGTGCTCGGCGGGCTGATGGACGAGGTCGCGCACCGGCGGCACCGGCGTACGCGGCGCAGCCGGTATCTGATCGCCGCGGCCGCCGCCCTGATCATCGGCGGGCCGGTCGCCGCCGTCGCCGTGACGGCGGGCGACGACGGCGGCCGCAGCGTCGCCGTCGGCGACCCGCACCCCACCAGCCCGGCCGAGGACGCCTTCTTCCAGCACATGACGGAGAAGGTGTCCGCGACCGACCCCACCACCCGGGTCGGCGCGACGGTCGGGATGGAGGAGAAGGCGTGGGGCACCCACACGGTCCTGGAGCTGAAGAACGTGAAGGGGCCGCAGAAGTGCACGCTCGTCGCCGTCTCCAAGACGGGGGAGGAGGAGGTCGTCACCTCCTGGTCCGTCCCGCAGTGGGGGTACGGCATCGAGGGGTCGACGCACGAGTCGGCGAAGAACCCGCTGTACGTGCACGGCGGCGCGGCGATGGCCCGCGAGGACATCGACCGGTTCGAGGTGCGTACGTTCGACGGGGAGCGGCTGGTGGAGATCGGCGCCTGA
- the smpB gene encoding SsrA-binding protein SmpB — MAKEKDTGRKMIAQNKKARHDYTILDTYECGLVLMGTEVKSLRMGRASLVDGFVQIDDHEAWLHNIHVPEYVQGTWTNHAAKRKRKLLLHRAEIDKLASKSQESGHTIVPLALYFKDGRVKVEIALAKGKKEYDKRQTLREKQDTRETNRAISAARRRQRSA; from the coding sequence ATGGCTAAGGAAAAAGACACCGGGCGCAAGATGATCGCGCAGAACAAGAAGGCGCGACACGACTACACCATCCTCGACACCTACGAGTGCGGCCTCGTCCTCATGGGCACCGAGGTGAAGTCCCTGCGCATGGGCCGGGCCTCCCTGGTCGACGGGTTCGTCCAGATCGACGACCACGAGGCGTGGCTGCACAACATCCACGTCCCCGAGTACGTCCAGGGCACCTGGACCAACCACGCGGCCAAGCGCAAGCGCAAGCTGCTCCTGCACCGGGCCGAGATCGACAAGCTGGCGTCGAAGTCCCAGGAGAGCGGCCACACGATCGTGCCGCTCGCCCTGTACTTCAAGGACGGCCGGGTCAAGGTCGAGATCGCGCTGGCGAAGGGCAAGAAGGAGTACGACAAGCGTCAGACGCTCCGCGAGAAGCAGGACACGAGGGAGACGAACCGCGCCATCTCGGCGGCCCGCCGGCGGCAGCGCAGCGCCTGA
- a CDS encoding LysR family transcriptional regulator, which produces MPTPDTDPRLLRAFLAVAEELHFTRAAARLFVAQQALSRDVRRLERELGAELFVRTTRQVALTPDGERLLPYARRVLDAHAELAGAFGGGTARPLLVDLNSEGTTAARVLERARELAPECELMARFESGLTWAASEILAGRLDVSFGRAAGLAPGVRAGLSVQPVRYEPMALMLPASHPLAGREVIPLSELSGTTVYAGVGNERTREWTELAALLFAAWDIELAPPVPLAVGVAEFQRVIAKAGHPVLAVTGFPPLPGSVLRPLVEPVPLSPLMLVWRRGLRHPGVDAVRSASAQLSRENGWLVPPPGAWLPEGDLSLMYDRS; this is translated from the coding sequence GTGCCCACCCCCGACACCGACCCCCGGCTCCTCCGTGCCTTCCTCGCCGTCGCCGAGGAACTGCACTTCACCCGGGCCGCCGCCCGGCTCTTCGTCGCCCAGCAGGCGCTGAGCCGGGACGTCCGGCGGCTGGAGCGCGAGCTCGGTGCGGAGCTGTTCGTCCGTACCACCCGGCAGGTCGCGCTCACCCCGGACGGCGAGCGTCTGCTCCCGTACGCGCGGCGCGTACTCGACGCGCACGCCGAACTGGCCGGGGCCTTCGGCGGTGGGACCGCCCGGCCGCTGCTGGTCGACCTGAACAGTGAGGGGACGACCGCCGCCCGGGTGCTGGAGCGGGCCCGTGAGCTGGCTCCGGAGTGCGAGCTGATGGCGCGGTTCGAGTCCGGGCTGACCTGGGCCGCGTCCGAGATCCTGGCGGGGCGGCTGGACGTCTCCTTCGGCCGGGCCGCCGGGCTCGCCCCCGGGGTGCGCGCCGGGCTCTCCGTACAACCGGTGCGGTACGAGCCGATGGCGCTGATGCTGCCGGCCTCTCATCCCCTCGCCGGGCGGGAGGTCATCCCGCTGTCCGAGCTGTCCGGGACGACCGTCTACGCGGGGGTGGGAAACGAGCGGACGCGGGAGTGGACGGAGCTCGCGGCGCTGCTGTTCGCCGCCTGGGACATCGAACTGGCCCCGCCGGTTCCGCTCGCCGTAGGGGTGGCTGAATTTCAGCGCGTCATCGCCAAGGCGGGGCACCCGGTGCTGGCGGTGACGGGCTTTCCGCCGCTGCCTGGATCCGTGCTGCGGCCACTGGTCGAACCGGTTCCGCTCTCGCCGCTGATGCTGGTCTGGCGCAGAGGTCTGCGGCACCCCGGAGTAGACGCCGTGCGTAGTGCTAGTGCCCAGTTGAGTAGGGAGAACGGCTGGCTGGTACCCCCACCCGGAGCCTGGCTGCCGGAGGGCGATCTGTCGCTGATGTACGACCGTTCCTGA
- a CDS encoding acyltransferase family protein, protein MSAAATVPAGVPLEAPAPARKPGRDRYLDLLRAVALVRVVIYHLFGWAWLTVLFPSMGVMFALAGSLMARSLARPALGVIRGRIRRLLPPMWAFSLVVVPMMFALSWRPVKEEGLWWFVKLAWYVFPVGAPPYPWSSGDPAGLLEETWADQAAGPLWYVRAYLWFVLASPLLLRAFRKLPWVTLLAPLGLTAVIGTGLVTIPGESGNALSDFAVFGSCWILGFAHHDGLFEDVPRYLTVSLASIVMGFGLWWASGHLTADGWDLNDIPLAQAAWSLGFCVILLQYAPSWQELPGRLARFDRLVTLASNRAVTIYLWHNLVILATVPLIDLLWKIPYVDAHLGSTVEAMYTLLMALLVWPLIGLVILCVGWVEDVAAKRRPRLWPDGRR, encoded by the coding sequence ATGAGCGCCGCCGCCACCGTGCCCGCCGGTGTCCCCCTGGAGGCCCCCGCCCCCGCGAGGAAGCCCGGCCGGGACCGCTATCTCGACCTGCTCCGCGCCGTCGCCCTGGTCCGCGTGGTGATCTACCACCTCTTCGGCTGGGCCTGGCTGACCGTCCTCTTCCCCTCCATGGGCGTGATGTTCGCCCTGGCCGGTTCGCTGATGGCCCGTTCGCTGGCCCGCCCCGCCCTCGGCGTCATCCGGGGCCGCATCCGCCGTCTGCTGCCGCCCATGTGGGCGTTCTCGCTCGTCGTCGTACCGATGATGTTCGCGCTGAGCTGGCGGCCGGTGAAGGAGGAGGGGCTGTGGTGGTTCGTCAAGCTGGCCTGGTACGTCTTCCCGGTCGGCGCGCCCCCCTACCCCTGGTCCAGCGGTGACCCGGCCGGTCTGCTGGAGGAGACCTGGGCGGACCAGGCGGCCGGGCCCCTCTGGTACGTCCGGGCCTACCTCTGGTTCGTCCTCGCCTCGCCCCTGCTGCTGCGGGCGTTCCGCAAGCTGCCCTGGGTGACCCTGCTCGCCCCGCTCGGCCTGACCGCGGTGATCGGCACCGGCCTGGTGACGATCCCCGGCGAGAGCGGCAACGCGCTGAGCGACTTCGCGGTGTTCGGCTCCTGCTGGATCCTCGGCTTCGCCCACCACGACGGTCTGTTCGAGGACGTGCCGCGCTACCTCACCGTCTCGCTGGCCTCGATCGTCATGGGATTCGGGCTCTGGTGGGCCTCCGGGCACCTCACCGCGGACGGCTGGGACCTCAACGACATCCCGCTTGCCCAGGCTGCCTGGTCGCTGGGCTTCTGCGTGATCCTGCTCCAGTACGCCCCGTCCTGGCAGGAGCTGCCCGGCCGGCTGGCCCGCTTCGACCGCCTGGTCACGCTCGCCAGCAACCGGGCCGTGACGATCTACCTCTGGCACAACCTGGTGATACTGGCGACGGTCCCGCTGATAGACCTCCTGTGGAAGATCCCGTACGTGGACGCGCACCTGGGATCGACGGTGGAGGCGATGTACACCCTGCTGATGGCCCTGCTCGTCTGGCCGCTGATCGGGCTGGTGATCCTCTGCGTGGGCTGGGTGGAGGACGTCGCCGCCAAGCGGCGGCCCCGCCTGTGGCCGGACGGGCGTCGGTAG
- a CDS encoding bifunctional polysaccharide deacetylase/glycosyltransferase family 2 protein, with protein MRYLLPFMLLVALLALLMLRGYVHSEILADHRVRPPAPAGQVPDEVLDGGPVIDARSAEVKTLSIPDHRVVLTFDDGPDPVWTPRVLDKLKEYDAHGVFFVTGTMAARHPDLVRRMVEDGHEIGLHTFNHPDLSYQSTSRIDRELSQNQLALAGAAGVRTSLFRPPYSSLSDAMDNKSWPVTEYIGSRGYLTVVNNTDSEDWKRPGVAAIVERATPKNGKGAVVLMHDSGGDRSQTVAALDTLLPDLQEKGYTFTRLTTALDAPSAHTPVTGSALWKGKAFVSAVSVSERITSVLVVGLAAIGVLVLARFGLMLPLSFLHARKVRRKDFSWGEPFTRPVSVLVPAYNERACVGATVRSLAVSEHPIEIIVIDDGSTDGTADLVEAMRLPGVRVVRQQNAGKPAALNNGIRQARYDIVVMMDGDTVFEPATVRELVQPFGDPRVGAVAGNAKVGNRDSLIGAWQHIEYVMGFNLDRRMYDLLGCMPTIPGAVGAFRRDALERVGGMSEDTLAEDTDVTMALHRDGWRVVYAENARAWTEAPESVQQLWSQRYRWSYGTMQAIWKHRRSVIERGPSGRFGRVGLPFVSLFMVVAPLLAPLIDVFLLYGLVFGPTGKTVAAWFGVLVVQAVCAAYAFRLDKERMVHLISLPLQQILYRQLMYVVLLQSWITALTGGRLRWQKLRRTGVVEAPGGVSAQRRGTEAVPERRPVG; from the coding sequence ATGCGCTACCTCCTGCCCTTCATGCTGCTGGTCGCCCTGCTCGCCCTGCTGATGCTGCGCGGCTATGTGCACAGCGAGATCCTCGCCGACCACCGCGTCCGCCCGCCCGCGCCCGCCGGCCAGGTGCCGGACGAGGTCCTCGACGGCGGGCCCGTCATCGACGCCCGCTCCGCCGAGGTGAAGACCCTGTCCATCCCGGACCACCGGGTCGTCCTCACCTTCGACGACGGACCCGACCCGGTCTGGACGCCGAGGGTGCTGGACAAGCTGAAGGAGTACGACGCCCACGGCGTCTTCTTCGTCACCGGCACCATGGCCGCCCGCCACCCGGACCTGGTCCGGCGGATGGTGGAGGACGGCCACGAGATCGGCCTGCACACCTTCAACCACCCGGACCTCTCCTACCAGTCCACCAGCCGCATCGACCGCGAACTCTCCCAGAACCAGCTGGCGCTGGCGGGCGCGGCCGGGGTGCGCACCTCGCTCTTCCGGCCGCCGTACTCCTCGTTGTCCGACGCCATGGACAACAAGTCGTGGCCGGTCACCGAGTACATCGGCAGCCGCGGCTACCTCACCGTCGTCAACAACACCGACAGCGAGGACTGGAAGCGCCCGGGCGTCGCCGCCATCGTGGAGCGCGCCACCCCGAAGAACGGCAAGGGCGCCGTCGTCCTGATGCACGACTCCGGCGGCGACCGCTCGCAGACCGTGGCCGCACTCGACACCCTGCTCCCGGACCTCCAGGAGAAGGGCTACACCTTCACCCGGCTCACCACCGCCCTCGACGCCCCCAGCGCGCACACCCCGGTCACCGGCTCCGCGCTCTGGAAGGGGAAGGCGTTCGTCTCCGCCGTCAGCGTCTCGGAGCGGATCACCAGCGTGCTGGTGGTCGGCCTCGCCGCCATCGGCGTGCTGGTCCTGGCCCGCTTCGGGCTGATGCTGCCGCTCTCCTTCCTGCACGCCCGCAAGGTCCGCCGCAAGGACTTCAGCTGGGGGGAGCCCTTCACCCGCCCGGTCTCCGTCCTGGTGCCCGCGTACAACGAACGCGCGTGCGTCGGGGCGACCGTGCGTTCGCTGGCCGTCAGCGAGCACCCCATCGAGATCATCGTCATCGACGACGGCTCCACCGACGGCACCGCCGACCTGGTCGAGGCGATGCGGCTGCCCGGCGTACGGGTGGTGCGCCAGCAGAACGCGGGCAAGCCGGCCGCCCTCAACAACGGCATCCGGCAAGCCCGTTACGACATCGTCGTGATGATGGACGGCGACACCGTCTTCGAACCCGCCACCGTCCGCGAGCTGGTCCAGCCCTTCGGCGACCCCCGGGTCGGGGCCGTCGCGGGCAACGCCAAGGTCGGCAACCGCGACTCGCTGATCGGCGCCTGGCAGCACATCGAGTACGTGATGGGCTTCAACCTGGACCGCCGGATGTACGACCTCCTCGGCTGCATGCCCACCATCCCCGGCGCCGTCGGGGCGTTCCGCCGCGACGCCCTGGAGCGGGTCGGCGGGATGAGCGAGGACACCCTCGCCGAGGACACCGACGTCACCATGGCCCTGCACCGGGACGGCTGGCGCGTGGTCTACGCGGAGAACGCCCGCGCCTGGACCGAGGCGCCGGAGTCCGTGCAGCAGCTCTGGTCACAGCGCTACCGGTGGTCGTACGGCACCATGCAGGCCATCTGGAAGCACCGCCGCTCGGTCATCGAACGCGGGCCCTCGGGCCGCTTCGGGCGGGTCGGGCTGCCGTTCGTCTCGCTCTTCATGGTCGTCGCCCCACTGCTGGCGCCCCTGATCGATGTCTTCCTGCTGTACGGGCTGGTCTTCGGCCCGACCGGCAAGACCGTCGCCGCGTGGTTCGGCGTCCTGGTCGTGCAGGCCGTCTGTGCTGCGTACGCGTTCCGGCTGGACAAGGAGCGGATGGTCCACCTGATCTCGCTGCCGCTCCAGCAGATCCTCTACCGCCAGCTCATGTACGTCGTGCTGCTCCAGTCCTGGATCACCGCCCTCACCGGCGGCCGGCTGCGCTGGCAGAAGCTGCGGCGTACGGGCGTCGTCGAGGCGCCCGGCGGGGTCTCCGCGCAGCGCCGCGGGACCGAGGCCGTACCGGAGAGGAGGCCCGTCGGATGA